The nucleotide sequence AACGCGGTACCGGCCGTGGCCAGGGGAGCACCGGTCAACAGCGCCGCCTCGCCGGGCGGGAGCGCCTTGGGCGACCCGATGGCCGACGGCTGCCACCGCGCACGCGCCTCACAGAGCTGTTCGAGCCAGTGCAAGGCGACCACCCGCGCGCCTTCCTGCGCCGGCCGGCGAAGTACCTCCGGCAACAGGCGGCGCAGATCGGTCGCGGTCAGGAGAGCACCGTCAGCCATCGTTGTCATCGTGATCATCGTTCGCGTCGACGTGCACGTGGGCCGTGCCGTCGTCGTCGTAACTCACGGACACCAGCCACGGACGACAGCAGACCTGACAGTCTTCGACGTACTGCTGATGCGTCCCGGAGCCCGGGTCGAGTGTGATCTCGACCGGTTCGCCGCAGTACGGGCAGTGCACCTCCCCGACGAGATCGGCCACGCCGTCGCCGAGTGGAAACTCCTCGTCGTCGAGCGCGTCTTCGGCCTCATCGGGATCGCCGGCGTCATCCGGCAGGTCCCACTCTTCCCGATTACCCATGTTGGCACAGTGTAAGCATGCGCGTAATCAAACGTGGCTGCCGCCCCTGTCCACCTCTGGCGTGTTAGTTCTGCTTCAACAGCAGCGTCCGGTCGCCGGTGGCTACCGCAAGGGCAGCACG is from Gemmatimonas sp. and encodes:
- a CDS encoding CPXCG motif-containing cysteine-rich protein; its protein translation is MGNREEWDLPDDAGDPDEAEDALDDEEFPLGDGVADLVGEVHCPYCGEPVEITLDPGSGTHQQYVEDCQVCCRPWLVSVSYDDDGTAHVHVDANDDHDDNDG